From Actinosynnema mirum DSM 43827, a single genomic window includes:
- a CDS encoding LacI family DNA-binding transcriptional regulator: MRRATLATIAAAAGVSLPTVSKVLNGKDDVGAETRARVRRLLDEYDYVPVGARRAASGALVDLVFTALESPWAVEVIRGVVDSGLHVVVSSTGLSGSGAGQSGTGPLGSGQSGAPRESWAARLVEARRAGALVVTSRLTQADRRLLAASRVPVVVIDPVDLPPPDVPSVGAANWAGGLAATEHLLELGHRRIAAVGGPPGLLCSRARVDGYRAALDRAGIGVDPALVRHGDFRHGGGLRAATELLALPDPPTAVFAGNDEQALGVIEAARVAGLPVPEALSVVGFDDLPVAVWSSPALTTVRQPLAEMGRHAGRMLADLIAGRPLGAQRVELATELVVRASTGARR, encoded by the coding sequence ATGCGTCGAGCCACACTGGCCACCATCGCCGCAGCCGCCGGGGTGTCCCTGCCGACGGTCTCCAAGGTGCTGAACGGCAAGGACGACGTCGGCGCCGAGACCAGGGCGCGCGTGCGCAGGCTGCTCGACGAGTACGACTACGTCCCGGTCGGCGCCCGGCGCGCCGCGTCGGGGGCGCTGGTGGACCTGGTGTTCACCGCGCTGGAGAGCCCGTGGGCGGTCGAGGTCATCCGGGGCGTGGTCGACTCCGGGCTGCACGTCGTGGTCTCCTCCACCGGGCTGTCCGGGTCCGGCGCAGGGCAGTCGGGCACCGGCCCCTTGGGCTCCGGCCAGTCCGGCGCTCCCCGCGAGAGCTGGGCCGCCCGCCTGGTCGAGGCCCGCCGCGCGGGCGCGCTCGTCGTCACCTCCCGCCTCACCCAGGCCGACCGCCGCCTGCTCGCCGCCTCCCGCGTCCCCGTCGTCGTCATCGACCCGGTCGACCTGCCCCCGCCGGACGTGCCCAGCGTCGGAGCCGCCAACTGGGCGGGCGGCCTGGCCGCCACCGAGCACCTCCTCGAACTGGGCCACCGCCGCATCGCCGCCGTCGGCGGGCCGCCCGGACTGCTGTGCAGCCGCGCCCGCGTCGACGGCTACCGCGCCGCGCTCGACCGCGCGGGCATCGGCGTCGACCCCGCCCTGGTCAGGCACGGCGACTTCCGGCACGGCGGCGGCCTGCGCGCCGCCACCGAGCTGCTCGCCCTGCCCGACCCGCCCACCGCCGTGTTCGCGGGCAACGACGAGCAGGCGCTCGGCGTCATCGAGGCCGCCCGCGTGGCGGGCCTGCCGGTCCCGGAGGCGCTGAGCGTCGTCGGCTTCGACGACCTGCCCGTCGCGGTGTGGTCGTCGCCCGCGCTCACCACGGTGCGCCAGCCGCTGGCCGAGATGGGCAGGCACGCCGGCCGGATGCTCGCCGACCTGATCGCGGGCCGCCCCCTGGGCGCCCAGCGGGTCGAGCTGGCCACCGAACTCGTCGTCCGCGCCTCGACCGGGGCGCGCCGGTGA
- a CDS encoding glycoside hydrolase family 3 N-terminal domain-containing protein encodes MHVNTWADPARPVAERVAALLAELTLEEKLAQLVGVWVGASSDGAEVAPAQHDFAEPLPPWDELTKPGLGQLTRVFGTGPVDPLLGARSLAETQRRLVAGSRFGVPAMAHEECLAGFTAWQATVFPVPLAWGASFDPDSVRAMAEGIGGQLRDVGVHQGLAPVLDVTRDYRWGRVEETIGEDPYLVGLIGAAYVRGLESTGVVATLKHFAGYSASRGGRNHAPVAVGAREFADVVLVPFEMALREGGARSVMHSYADVDGVPPASDRSLLTGLLRERWGFTGTVVADYFGVSFLETAHGVADSPGAAAALALAAGVDVELPSVRCYGEPLAELVRAGQVPVEHVDTAVTRVLTQKCELGLLDADWRPESPAVLRDEPVDLDPPHLRALSRTIAERSVVLLRNDGVLPLAGPSRIAVVGPCADDLLALMGCYSFANHVGVQHPDVPLGVEMATAAQAVRAEFPDAEVVTAPGCEVSGPDRSGFAEAVRLAAGSDVVLAVLGDRSGLFGRGTSGEGCDAEDLELPGVQGQLLTELLDCGRPVVLVLLTGRPYALGPATDRAAAVVQAFFPGEEGAGAVAGVLSGRVNPSGKLPVQVPRGPAGQPSTYLRPQLGGPGTISSADPTPLFCFGHGLSYTSFELGGFAAAEEFETELVVSLEVANTGAVAGAEVVQLYLHDPVASVVRPQRQLVGFARVELEPGEVARVAFRVHADRTSFTGRDGVRIVEPGELRLLVGCSSEDVRWEQSVRLLGATRVVGHDRVLVTPVEVEVVSG; translated from the coding sequence GTGCACGTGAACACCTGGGCGGACCCAGCCCGGCCGGTCGCCGAGCGGGTCGCCGCGCTGCTGGCCGAGCTGACCCTGGAGGAGAAGCTCGCGCAGCTGGTGGGGGTGTGGGTGGGCGCGTCGAGCGACGGGGCCGAGGTGGCCCCGGCGCAGCACGACTTCGCCGAGCCGCTGCCGCCGTGGGACGAGCTGACCAAGCCGGGCCTCGGCCAGCTCACCCGCGTCTTCGGCACCGGACCGGTCGACCCGCTGCTCGGCGCGCGGTCGCTGGCCGAGACCCAGCGCAGGCTCGTCGCGGGCAGCCGCTTCGGCGTGCCCGCCATGGCGCACGAGGAGTGCCTGGCCGGGTTCACCGCCTGGCAGGCCACCGTGTTCCCGGTGCCGCTGGCCTGGGGCGCGAGCTTCGACCCTGACTCGGTGCGGGCCATGGCCGAGGGCATCGGCGGGCAGCTGCGCGACGTCGGCGTGCACCAGGGCCTCGCGCCCGTGCTCGACGTGACCCGCGACTACCGGTGGGGCCGGGTCGAGGAGACCATCGGCGAGGACCCGTACCTGGTCGGCCTGATCGGCGCCGCCTACGTGCGCGGCCTGGAGTCGACCGGCGTCGTGGCCACGCTCAAGCACTTCGCCGGCTACTCGGCCTCACGCGGCGGGCGCAACCACGCGCCGGTGGCGGTCGGGGCGCGCGAGTTCGCCGACGTGGTGCTCGTGCCGTTCGAGATGGCGCTGCGCGAGGGCGGGGCGCGGTCGGTCATGCACTCCTACGCCGACGTGGACGGGGTGCCGCCCGCCTCGGACCGGTCGCTGCTGACCGGGTTGCTGCGCGAGCGCTGGGGCTTCACCGGCACGGTCGTGGCCGACTACTTCGGCGTGTCGTTCCTGGAGACCGCGCACGGCGTCGCGGACTCGCCGGGCGCCGCCGCCGCGCTCGCCCTGGCGGCGGGCGTGGACGTGGAGCTGCCGAGCGTGCGCTGCTACGGCGAGCCGCTGGCCGAGCTGGTGCGCGCGGGTCAGGTGCCCGTCGAGCACGTCGACACCGCCGTCACCCGCGTGCTCACCCAGAAGTGCGAGCTGGGGCTGCTCGACGCCGACTGGCGGCCCGAGTCGCCCGCCGTGCTGCGCGACGAGCCCGTCGACCTGGACCCGCCGCACCTGCGCGCGCTGTCCCGCACGATCGCCGAGCGGTCCGTGGTGCTGCTGCGCAACGACGGGGTGCTGCCGCTGGCGGGGCCGTCCCGGATCGCGGTGGTCGGGCCGTGCGCGGACGACCTGCTGGCGCTGATGGGCTGCTACTCGTTCGCCAACCACGTGGGCGTGCAGCACCCGGACGTGCCGCTGGGCGTGGAGATGGCCACGGCCGCGCAGGCGGTGCGCGCCGAGTTCCCCGACGCCGAGGTGGTGACCGCGCCCGGCTGCGAGGTCAGCGGGCCGGACCGGTCCGGGTTCGCCGAGGCGGTCCGGCTGGCCGCAGGGTCCGACGTGGTGCTCGCGGTGCTGGGCGACCGGTCCGGGCTGTTCGGGCGCGGCACCTCCGGCGAGGGCTGCGACGCCGAGGACCTGGAGCTGCCGGGCGTGCAGGGGCAGCTGCTCACCGAGCTGCTGGACTGCGGGCGGCCCGTGGTGCTGGTCCTGCTCACCGGCAGGCCCTACGCGCTCGGGCCCGCGACGGACCGGGCCGCCGCGGTCGTGCAGGCGTTCTTCCCCGGCGAGGAGGGCGCGGGCGCGGTCGCGGGCGTGCTCAGCGGGCGGGTGAACCCGTCCGGGAAGCTGCCGGTGCAGGTGCCGCGTGGACCGGCGGGGCAGCCGTCCACCTACCTGCGGCCCCAGCTCGGCGGGCCGGGCACGATCAGCTCCGCCGACCCCACGCCGCTGTTCTGCTTCGGGCACGGGCTGTCGTACACGAGCTTCGAGCTGGGCGGGTTCGCCGCGGCCGAGGAGTTCGAGACCGAGCTGGTGGTCTCGCTGGAGGTGGCCAACACGGGTGCGGTCGCGGGCGCCGAGGTGGTGCAGCTGTACCTGCACGACCCGGTCGCCTCGGTGGTGCGCCCGCAGCGGCAGCTCGTCGGGTTCGCCCGCGTCGAGCTGGAACCGGGCGAGGTGGCGCGCGTGGCGTTCCGGGTGCACGCCGACCGCACGTCGTTCACCGGGCGCGACGGGGTCCGGATCGTCGAGCCGGGGGAACTGCGGCTGCTCGTCGGGTGCTCCAGCGAGGACGTGCGCTGGGAGCAGTCGGTGCGGCTGCTCGGCGCGACCAGGGTCGTCGGCCATGACCGGGTGCTGGTGACCCCGGTCGAGGTCGAGGTGGTGAGCGGCTGA
- a CDS encoding acetylxylan esterase, which produces MPWFDLPEAELAQYRTPTPEPAGLDAWWAERLAEARALAEPVTSTPHEESAYGPLGVRDVEFSGALGDRVRAWHLRPAGDDPLPTAVVFIGYGGGRGTPTEHAWLAAAGYGVLVVDTRGQGGRWTTGATADSAPSGPSHPGFMTRGITSPEGYYYTRLMTDAALAVDVAAGLDGVDPERIAVLGASQGGGLALAAAALNPTKVKVCHADVPFLCDFQRAITLTGADPYAEIANFLSHNVALVKQVRETLTYVDAALLSRRITATSLLSAGLMDEVCPPSTVFAAYNEITAPKRIEVFPFSGHAVPRTHDEVKLKHLREHL; this is translated from the coding sequence ATGCCGTGGTTCGACCTGCCCGAGGCGGAACTGGCGCAGTACCGGACCCCCACCCCGGAGCCCGCCGGTCTGGACGCCTGGTGGGCCGAGCGCCTCGCCGAGGCCAGGGCGCTGGCGGAGCCGGTGACGAGCACGCCGCACGAGGAGTCCGCGTACGGCCCGCTGGGCGTGCGGGACGTGGAGTTCTCCGGCGCGCTGGGCGACCGCGTGCGCGCCTGGCACCTGCGCCCGGCAGGCGACGACCCGCTGCCCACGGCCGTGGTGTTCATCGGTTACGGCGGCGGAAGGGGAACGCCCACCGAGCACGCCTGGCTGGCGGCGGCGGGCTACGGGGTGCTCGTCGTGGACACCAGGGGCCAGGGCGGCCGGTGGACCACCGGCGCGACCGCCGACTCGGCCCCGTCGGGCCCGTCGCACCCCGGTTTCATGACGCGCGGCATCACCTCGCCCGAGGGCTACTACTACACCCGGCTGATGACCGACGCCGCGCTCGCGGTGGACGTCGCGGCCGGGCTGGACGGCGTGGACCCCGAGCGGATCGCGGTGCTGGGCGCCAGCCAGGGCGGCGGCCTGGCGCTGGCGGCGGCGGCGCTGAACCCGACGAAGGTCAAGGTGTGCCACGCGGACGTGCCGTTCCTGTGCGACTTCCAGCGGGCCATCACGCTGACCGGCGCGGACCCGTACGCGGAGATCGCGAACTTCCTGTCGCACAACGTCGCGCTGGTGAAGCAGGTGCGGGAGACCCTGACGTACGTGGACGCGGCCCTGCTGTCCAGGCGGATCACCGCGACGAGCCTGCTGAGCGCCGGCCTGATGGACGAGGTCTGCCCACCGTCAACGGTGTTCGCCGCCTACAACGAGATCACCGCGCCGAAGCGGATCGAGGTGTTCCCGTTCAGCGGCCACGCGGTGCCGAGGACGCACGACGAGGTGAAGCTGAAGCACCTGCGCGAGCACCTGTGA
- a CDS encoding cellulase family glycosylhydrolase — protein sequence MRTRIALAAAAALLLSAFTAPPPAPAEAAAPSAAAAGFTISGGRLLDANGNDFVLRGVNHAHTWYPTRTRQALADVKALGANSVRVVLASGDRWTRNDAADVADVIAQCKANRLICVLEVHDTTGYGEQSGAIPLSKAVDYWVGVKSALVGQEKYAILNIGNEPYGNTGYAAWTADTRSALTRLRAEGFTHTIMVDAPNWGQDWAFTMRDNAASVFAADPQRNTIFSIHMYGVFDTAAEVDDYLGRFVAAGLPIAVGEFGDMHSDGDPNEDAIFAAAQRLRLGYLAWSWSGNGGGVEYLDLAVDFNAAQLSAWGQRTFNGANGIKATSREASVFGGGDDTRAPTAPGTPTASSVTSSGAVLGWSASTDNVGVTGYDVVRVSGSTETALASTATTSATLTGLTAATAHTLAVYARDAAGNRSTRSGTVVVTTLPGSPVGPCAVTYRVTGQWTGGFQGEVKIANTGTAAVKGWVLRWTWPGAQTVSSMWGGTPTQSGANLSVANASYTADIPAGGSVSVGFTGGVTGANAAPTAFTLNGASCATA from the coding sequence ATGCGCACCCGAATCGCGCTCGCGGCTGCCGCGGCGCTCCTGCTCTCCGCCTTCACCGCCCCACCTCCCGCACCCGCCGAAGCCGCCGCCCCCTCGGCCGCCGCAGCCGGGTTCACCATCAGCGGCGGGAGGTTGCTGGACGCCAACGGGAACGACTTCGTCCTGCGCGGCGTCAACCACGCCCACACCTGGTACCCCACCCGCACCCGCCAGGCGCTCGCCGACGTCAAGGCGCTGGGGGCCAACTCGGTCCGGGTCGTGCTCGCCAGCGGCGACCGCTGGACCCGCAACGACGCAGCCGACGTCGCGGACGTCATCGCCCAGTGCAAGGCCAACCGGCTGATCTGCGTGCTGGAGGTGCACGACACCACCGGCTACGGCGAGCAGAGCGGCGCGATCCCGCTGTCCAAGGCGGTCGACTACTGGGTGGGCGTCAAGAGCGCCCTCGTCGGCCAGGAGAAGTACGCGATCCTCAACATCGGCAACGAGCCCTACGGCAACACCGGGTACGCGGCGTGGACCGCCGACACCCGCTCGGCCCTGACCAGGCTGCGCGCCGAGGGCTTCACGCACACGATCATGGTGGACGCGCCGAACTGGGGCCAGGACTGGGCGTTCACCATGCGCGACAACGCGGCCTCGGTGTTCGCCGCCGACCCGCAGCGCAACACGATCTTCTCGATCCACATGTACGGCGTGTTCGACACCGCCGCCGAGGTCGACGACTACCTCGGCCGGTTCGTCGCGGCCGGACTGCCCATCGCGGTCGGCGAGTTCGGCGACATGCACTCCGACGGCGACCCGAACGAGGACGCCATCTTCGCCGCGGCGCAACGGCTCCGGCTCGGCTACCTCGCCTGGTCCTGGAGCGGCAACGGCGGCGGCGTGGAGTACCTGGACCTCGCGGTGGACTTCAACGCCGCCCAGCTGAGCGCGTGGGGCCAGCGGACCTTCAACGGCGCCAACGGGATCAAGGCCACCTCGCGCGAGGCCAGCGTCTTCGGCGGCGGCGACGACACCCGGGCCCCGACCGCGCCCGGCACGCCCACCGCGTCCTCGGTCACCTCCTCCGGCGCGGTGCTGGGCTGGTCCGCGTCCACCGACAACGTCGGCGTCACCGGCTACGACGTGGTCCGGGTCAGCGGGAGCACCGAGACCGCCCTGGCCTCCACGGCGACCACCTCCGCCACCCTGACCGGTCTGACCGCCGCCACCGCGCACACCCTCGCGGTGTACGCGCGCGACGCCGCGGGCAACCGCTCCACCCGCTCCGGGACGGTCGTGGTCACCACGCTCCCCGGCAGCCCCGTCGGCCCCTGCGCCGTCACCTACCGCGTCACCGGCCAGTGGACCGGCGGCTTCCAGGGCGAGGTGAAGATCGCCAACACCGGCACGGCCGCCGTGAAGGGCTGGGTGCTGCGCTGGACGTGGCCCGGCGCGCAGACCGTCAGCAGCATGTGGGGTGGCACGCCCACCCAGTCCGGTGCGAACCTGAGCGTGGCCAACGCCTCCTACACCGCCGACATCCCGGCGGGCGGCTCGGTCAGCGTCGGCTTCACCGGCGGCGTCACCGGCGCGAACGCCGCGCCCACCGCGTTCACCCTCAACGGCGCGTCGTGCGCCACCGCGTGA
- a CDS encoding GDSL-type esterase/lipase family protein, whose product MTGPDAVKPGVARRAALAAVLSALTLLCGFLITVPTSQAAAAAPVRIMPLGDSITGSPGCWRALLDVDLKAAGYTNIDFVGTLPSQGCGIPHDGDNEGHGGLLVTNVAGQNQLVPWLQATSPDVVVMHFGTNDVWSNIAPATILAAYGKLVDQMRAQNPAMRILIAKLIPMGTPQCADCGQRVVAFNAAIQPWATSKTTAASPIVVVDQWTGFDTATDTYDGVHPNASGDRKIANRWFPVLRDALGGVLPTTTTTGGTTTTTGGTTTTTIPPPTGSCAASVTVVNRWQGGFQADVVFRNTSTVASTAWSVRFSLGGGMSVAQAWNGTATTSGSVATVANAAWNGSVAPAGSATAGIIVNGDPTSWTPSASCTKS is encoded by the coding sequence ATGACCGGACCCGATGCGGTCAAGCCCGGAGTGGCGCGCAGGGCCGCCCTGGCCGCCGTGCTCTCCGCGCTGACCCTGCTGTGCGGCTTCCTGATCACGGTTCCCACCTCGCAGGCCGCCGCCGCCGCGCCCGTGCGCATCATGCCGCTCGGCGACTCCATCACCGGCTCGCCCGGCTGCTGGCGCGCGCTGCTCGACGTCGACCTCAAGGCCGCCGGCTACACGAACATCGACTTCGTGGGCACGCTCCCGTCGCAGGGGTGCGGCATCCCCCACGACGGCGACAACGAGGGCCACGGCGGGCTCCTGGTCACCAACGTGGCCGGACAGAACCAGCTCGTGCCGTGGTTGCAGGCCACCAGCCCCGACGTCGTGGTGATGCACTTCGGCACCAACGACGTGTGGAGCAACATCGCGCCCGCGACGATCCTGGCGGCGTACGGCAAGCTCGTCGACCAGATGCGGGCGCAGAACCCGGCGATGCGCATCCTGATCGCCAAGCTCATCCCGATGGGCACCCCGCAGTGCGCCGACTGCGGGCAGCGCGTGGTGGCGTTCAACGCGGCGATCCAGCCGTGGGCGACGTCGAAGACCACGGCCGCCTCGCCGATCGTCGTGGTGGACCAGTGGACCGGGTTCGACACCGCCACCGACACCTACGACGGCGTGCACCCGAACGCCTCGGGCGACCGGAAGATCGCGAACCGGTGGTTCCCGGTGCTGCGGGACGCGCTCGGCGGCGTCCTGCCGACGACGACGACGACGGGTGGCACGACGACCACGACCGGTGGCACCACCACGACCACCATCCCGCCGCCCACCGGCAGCTGCGCCGCGTCGGTGACCGTGGTGAACCGGTGGCAGGGCGGGTTCCAGGCCGACGTGGTCTTCCGCAACACCAGCACCGTCGCGTCCACGGCGTGGAGCGTGCGGTTCTCGCTGGGCGGCGGGATGAGCGTCGCGCAGGCGTGGAACGGGACGGCGACCACCAGCGGTTCGGTGGCGACCGTCGCGAACGCGGCGTGGAACGGCTCGGTGGCGCCCGCGGGTTCGGCGACGGCCGGGATCATCGTCAACGGCGACCCGACGTCCTGGACGCCGTCGGCGAGCTGCACGAAGAGCTGA
- a CDS encoding YciI family protein, translating to MAKFLLLMNYGATATCDTPMPEWDPADVAAHIEFQRRFGGELAERGELVDAQGLAQAAKVVVATGDGAPVVTDGPFPEAKEFIAGYWVVDVESEARALEIAALASAAPGPGGVPLGQPIEVRAVMGAPEPQDV from the coding sequence ATGGCCAAGTTCCTGCTCCTGATGAACTACGGCGCGACCGCCACCTGCGACACCCCGATGCCCGAGTGGGACCCGGCGGACGTCGCGGCGCACATCGAGTTCCAGAGGCGCTTCGGCGGTGAGCTGGCCGAGCGCGGCGAGCTGGTCGACGCGCAGGGGCTCGCGCAGGCGGCCAAGGTCGTGGTCGCGACCGGCGACGGCGCGCCGGTGGTGACGGACGGGCCGTTCCCCGAGGCCAAGGAGTTCATCGCCGGGTACTGGGTGGTGGACGTGGAGTCCGAGGCGCGGGCGCTGGAGATCGCCGCCCTGGCCTCCGCCGCGCCCGGCCCCGGCGGCGTGCCGCTCGGCCAGCCGATCGAGGTCAGGGCCGTGATGGGCGCCCCGGAACCGCAGGACGTGTGA
- a CDS encoding RNA polymerase sigma factor has translation MTEDLLREVVPRVLGALVRRGADFGDAEDAVQEALVKALALERPPDDLRAWLIVVAARKLVDRARGDRARRRREEAFAEPPPEVADRDDTLLLLFLCCHPDLPPASAIALTLRAVAGLTTAAIAEAHLVPEATVAQRISRAKRRVRVEPLGDAEARLPQVLRVLYLLFNEGYTHPGRVDLAEEAIRLARAVHAARPDDGEVAGLLALMLLTHARRPARLGEHGALVPLAEQDRGLWDEALIEEGADLVVRAVSRGRVGEYQLQAAIAAIHDDAARAEDTDWPQILAMYGLLVRMTGNPVIALNRAVAASVVHGPEAGFTLVAELEGELAGHHRLDAVKAHLHERSGDVEAAVRHYRAAAARTTSAAERQHLLARAARLS, from the coding sequence CTGACCGAGGACCTGCTGCGCGAGGTCGTGCCTCGGGTCCTCGGGGCGCTGGTGCGGCGCGGGGCGGACTTCGGGGACGCCGAGGACGCCGTTCAGGAGGCGCTGGTCAAGGCGCTCGCGCTGGAGCGCCCGCCGGACGACCTGCGGGCGTGGCTGATCGTGGTGGCGGCCCGCAAGCTCGTGGACCGGGCGCGCGGCGACCGGGCCAGGCGCAGGCGCGAGGAGGCGTTCGCCGAACCGCCGCCCGAGGTCGCGGACCGGGACGACACCCTCCTGCTGCTGTTCCTGTGCTGCCACCCGGACCTGCCGCCCGCGTCGGCGATCGCGCTGACCCTGCGGGCCGTGGCCGGGCTGACCACGGCGGCGATCGCCGAGGCCCACCTGGTGCCGGAGGCGACGGTGGCGCAGCGGATCAGCCGGGCGAAGCGCCGCGTCCGGGTGGAGCCGCTGGGGGACGCCGAGGCGCGGCTGCCGCAGGTGCTGCGCGTGCTGTACCTGCTGTTCAACGAGGGCTACACGCATCCCGGCCGGGTCGACCTGGCCGAGGAGGCGATCCGCCTGGCGCGCGCCGTCCACGCGGCGCGACCGGACGACGGCGAGGTGGCGGGCCTGCTGGCCCTGATGCTCCTGACCCACGCCCGGCGCCCGGCGCGGCTCGGCGAGCACGGCGCGCTCGTCCCGCTGGCCGAGCAGGACCGGGGGCTGTGGGACGAGGCGCTGATCGAGGAAGGGGCGGACCTGGTCGTGCGGGCGGTGTCGCGCGGCCGGGTGGGGGAGTACCAGTTGCAGGCGGCCATCGCGGCGATCCACGACGACGCCGCGCGCGCCGAGGACACCGACTGGCCGCAGATCCTCGCCATGTACGGGCTGCTGGTGCGGATGACCGGCAACCCGGTGATCGCGCTGAACCGGGCCGTGGCGGCGTCGGTGGTGCACGGGCCCGAGGCCGGGTTCACGCTGGTCGCGGAGCTGGAGGGGGAGCTGGCGGGGCACCACCGGCTGGACGCGGTGAAGGCGCACCTGCACGAGCGGTCGGGCGACGTGGAGGCCGCGGTCCGGCACTACCGGGCCGCCGCGGCGCGGACGACCAGCGCGGCCGAGCGGCAGCACCTGCTCGCGAGAGCGGCCCGGTTGAGCTGA
- a CDS encoding DUF397 domain-containing protein produces the protein MADSTWRKSSYSGSNGGQCVELAHTRAHLLVRDSKNPDGPVLGFGHEAFAGFVTALKNA, from the coding sequence ATGGCGGACTCCACCTGGCGCAAGTCGAGCTACAGCGGGAGCAACGGCGGGCAGTGCGTCGAACTGGCTCACACCCGTGCCCACCTGCTGGTTCGCGACTCCAAGAACCCCGATGGCCCGGTCCTGGGCTTCGGGCACGAGGCGTTCGCAGGCTTCGTCACGGCGCTGAAGAACGCGTGA
- a CDS encoding helix-turn-helix domain-containing protein, which translates to MPGSGASPTVYKRQLGLALASMREDAGFTAERVAKVLECSVAKIRRIEAGDVSVRAAELNALMDHYGATKQARKHIEELGRQARKRAPRTAYGSVLPDFFRKFFNLEQIATEVLVYHGELIPGQFQTPDYARSLLESNPLHEEVEVDRLVQARQVRQSRMIDPTASQRQHVVLHEAAIRTVVGSPELMKHQLLHLKKLAGQQNITLQVIPFSAGVHTASGFPFTILRFPDNLANAVYLENLTTASSLDEPSHVAQYETAFRHVVGAALSPAKSLALLATVANEL; encoded by the coding sequence ATGCCGGGCAGTGGCGCGAGTCCGACGGTCTACAAGCGACAGTTGGGGCTGGCGCTCGCCTCGATGCGCGAGGACGCCGGGTTCACCGCGGAGCGGGTCGCCAAGGTGCTGGAGTGCTCCGTGGCGAAGATCCGGCGGATCGAGGCGGGCGACGTGAGCGTGCGCGCCGCCGAGCTGAACGCGCTGATGGACCACTACGGCGCCACCAAGCAGGCCCGCAAGCACATCGAGGAGCTGGGCAGACAGGCCCGCAAGCGGGCGCCGAGGACGGCGTACGGGTCGGTGCTGCCGGACTTCTTCCGGAAGTTCTTCAACCTGGAGCAGATCGCCACGGAGGTGCTCGTCTACCACGGCGAGCTGATCCCCGGGCAGTTCCAGACGCCCGACTACGCGAGGTCGCTGCTGGAGTCGAACCCGCTCCACGAGGAGGTGGAGGTCGACCGGCTGGTCCAGGCCAGGCAGGTGCGGCAGAGCAGGATGATCGACCCGACGGCGTCGCAGCGGCAGCACGTGGTGCTGCACGAGGCGGCGATCCGGACCGTGGTCGGCAGCCCCGAGCTGATGAAGCACCAGCTCCTGCACCTGAAGAAGCTCGCGGGTCAGCAGAACATCACCCTGCAGGTCATCCCGTTCAGCGCGGGGGTGCACACCGCCAGCGGCTTCCCGTTCACGATCCTGCGGTTCCCGGACAACCTGGCGAACGCCGTGTACCTGGAGAACCTGACGACCGCCTCGTCGCTGGACGAGCCGTCGCACGTCGCCCAGTACGAAACGGCCTTCCGACACGTGGTGGGCGCGGCCCTGTCACCCGCGAAGAGCCTCGCGCTCCTGGCTACAGTTGCGAACGAACTGTAG
- a CDS encoding zinc finger protein, whose product MFRWLPHDGRRHAVSAGLEVRDAGETLCGIELVVPPSPKYPQWCWPTCRGCDLAWREHEGIQPYPRPGGRGTRGSGR is encoded by the coding sequence ATGTTCCGGTGGCTGCCGCACGACGGTCGGCGGCACGCGGTGAGCGCGGGGTTGGAGGTGCGGGACGCGGGGGAGACGCTGTGCGGGATCGAGCTGGTCGTGCCGCCCTCGCCGAAGTACCCCCAGTGGTGCTGGCCGACCTGCCGGGGGTGTGATCTGGCCTGGCGCGAGCACGAGGGCATCCAGCCCTACCCCCGGCCAGGGGGTCGGGGGACGCGGGGGAGCGGGAGATGA